A portion of the Vulpes vulpes isolate BD-2025 chromosome 5, VulVul3, whole genome shotgun sequence genome contains these proteins:
- the MRGPRD gene encoding mas-related G-protein coupled receptor member D: MSQTLNGSQILKSTPYSPMLDAPYSPTREVLRGVAVGREYRPTLDSSDSPKAQVVLSILAMFTCVCGIMGNSLVIWLLTCQMQRTPFCTYILHLAVADLLFLLCTAITICLEDSLLAYEVMQRMKYFAYTVSLGLLTAISTQRCLSVLFPIWYKCHQPQHLSAVVCAVLWAVFLLMNMLASFFCSKFWHFKNEQCFIVDSTFSTLIMGVFTPVMTASSMTLFVLVRRSSRQWQRQRQPMRLYVVILASVLVFLICALPLGISWFLFYWLHLSLELKSLFHHIATFSSAVSSSANPIIYFVVGSRGRRGLQEPLGAVLQRALREEPELEGRETPSTGTSTSTEVGA; encoded by the coding sequence ATGAGCCAGACTCTGAACGGCAGCCAGATCCTGAAGTCCACCCCATATAGCCCCATGCTGGATGCCCCATACAGCCCCACGAGGGAAGTCCTACGTGGCGTTGCGGTGGGCAGAGAATACCGCCCCACTTTGGACTCCTCAGACAGCCCCAAGGCTCAAGTGGTGCTGAGCATCCTGGCCATGTTCACCTGCGTGTGCGGCATTATGGGTAACAGCCTGGTGATCTGGCTGCTGACCTGCCAGATGCAGAGGACCCCCTTCTGCACGTACATCCTCCACCTGGCCGTGGCtgacctcctcttcctcctctgcacgGCCATCACCATCTGTCTAGAAGACAGCCTGCTGGCCTATGAGGTGATGCAGAGAATGAAGTACTTTGCCTACACAGTGAGCCTGGGCCTGCTGACGGCCATCAGCACGCAGCGCTGTCTGTCTGTCCTCTTCCCCATCTGGTACAAGTGTCACCAGCCCCAGCACCTGTCAGCCGTGGTGTGTGCCGTGCTCTGGGCCGTGTTCCTGCTGATGAACATGCTGGCCTCGTTCTTCTGCAGCAAGTTCTGGCATTTCAAGAATGAGCAGTGCTTCATAGTGGACTCCACCTTCAGCACCCTCATTATGGGGGTCTTCACCCCAGTGATGACCGCATCCAGCATGACCCTCTTCGTGCTGGTGCGGAGGAGCTCACGGCAGTGGCAGCGGCAGCGCCAGCCCATGCGACTGTACGTGGTCATCCTGGCCTCCGTCCTGGTGTTCCTCATCTGCGCCCTGCCCCTCGGCATCAGCTGGTTCCTCTTCTACTGGCTGCACCTGTCCCTGGAGCTGAAGTCTCTGTTCCACCACATCGCGACCTTCTCCTCAGCCGTGAGCAGCAGTGCCAATCCCATCATCTACTTCGTGGTGGGCAGCCGGGGCCGCCGGGGCCTGCAGGAGCCCCTGGGGGCCGTGCTGCAAAGGGCGTTGAGGGAGGAGCCGGAGCTGGAAGGGAGGGAGACGCCCTCCACgggcaccagcaccagcaccgaGGTGGGGGCCTGA